GGAGTGCTCTTGCTGACGGAGCTCCGCAGCAGGGCGGGAGGACAGGAGCCATGGCAAAGCGGGTTCTGATTGCGGACGACGCGGCCTTCATGCGCGAGATGCTCCGCGACATCCTGACGGACGGAGGCTACGAGATCGCGGCCGAGGCGGCCGACGGCAACGAGGCGGTGTCGGCGTTCGCCAAGCACCATCCCGATCTCGTGACTCTCGACATCGTGATGCCGCGCAAGAGCGGGCTCGAGGCGCTGCGCGAGATCATCGCCGGCCACCCGGGCGCATGCGTGGTGATGTGCAGCGCGCTCGGCCAGGAGGCGCTCGTGATGGAGGCGCTCGAGGCCGGCGCGCGCGACTTCATCGTGAAGCCCTTCAAGCCGGACCACGTGCTGGAAGTCGCCCAGAAGGCCATCGCCAAAGCATCCGAGTGAGTCGAGGTCCGGGGCATGGGTAGGGTGCCCATGCGACCCTGAGGCGGCGCTTTGAACCTCGAAAAGTACAGGACGCTGTTCGTCGACGAGTCGAGCGAGCATCTCCAGGAGATGACGCGCGCGCTCTCGGCGCTCTCGGCGGGCGACGAGCCGCCGGCGGAGGCGATCGACACGCTGTTCCGCATGGCGCACTCGATCAAGGGCATGGCGGCGTCGCTCGACTACGGCGCCGCGTCGACGCTCGCGCACCGGCTCGAGGACTGGATGGAGCCGCTGCGTTCGGGCTCTGCGCCGGTCGAGCCCGCGGGCCTCGCGCTCGTGGCCGAGGCGATCGCCGCGCTCGAGGAGATGGTCGCGTGCGTGGACGAGACCGGTGCCGCTCCGCAGCCGCGCGAAGACCTGTGCGCGCGACTCAGTGAGGCCCGGCCCGATGCTCGCATGGGCACCCCACCCACGCCCCAGCCCGTCGCGCCGCTCAAAAAAAAACTCCAGCGGCCGCTCCACCGCCGCTCTCCCGCACGGTCCGTGTTCGCACGGAGGCGATCGATCGCTTCCTGGCCGCGGTAGGCGTGCTCATGCAGGGGCAGGCGCGCCTCGAGGAGCTGTTTCGCGGCGCGGGCTACTTCGCGCAGCACCGCGCCTTCGGTGACGAGCTCGAGCAGCTCGCGCGCGCGGTGCGCGAGCTGCGCCGGCGCGCGCTCGAGATCCGCACCACGCCCGTGCGCCGCCTGCTC
The window above is part of the Myxococcota bacterium genome. Proteins encoded here:
- a CDS encoding response regulator; the encoded protein is MAKRVLIADDAAFMREMLRDILTDGGYEIAAEAADGNEAVSAFAKHHPDLVTLDIVMPRKSGLEALREIIAGHPGACVVMCSALGQEALVMEALEAGARDFIVKPFKPDHVLEVAQKAIAKASE
- a CDS encoding Hpt domain-containing protein, whose amino-acid sequence is MNLEKYRTLFVDESSEHLQEMTRALSALSAGDEPPAEAIDTLFRMAHSIKGMAASLDYGAASTLAHRLEDWMEPLRSGSAPVEPAGLALVAEAIAALEEMVACVDETGAAPQPREDLCARLSEARPDARMGTPPTPQPVAPLKKKLQRPLHRRSPARSVFARRRSIASWPR